From one Planococcus citri chromosome 3, ihPlaCitr1.1, whole genome shotgun sequence genomic stretch:
- the LOC135841633 gene encoding dematin-like, with amino-acid sequence MMSSMDRNSNYRFRSSSPGLILREYNKPHYKHEHISRRQTYSYLKNEPSLGYLKRPIEPYDKPPTSPHFHHPSFSNQNSVLKSAGGRARSAMRVLVESIRNQTPRPKSLPRSINHKEPIELAHFPAAKPPGRNEKAKIERDDFPAPPYPFADPECRKRWSSCYENISVFDYDDQADGVEEKDDSRDKMKKEKEELIKISSCSGIGNILLQNLKHHEKLQKCKQFCIDPRNASRCPSASKEPAYKLRYHSVDRNSR; translated from the exons ATGATGAGTTCCATGGATCGAAATTCT AATTACCGGTTCCGATCCAGCAGTCCGGGATTAATATTGCGAGAATACAACAAACCACATTACAAACACGAACATATCAGCCGAAGACAGACGTATAGCTACTTAAAAAATGAACCATCCTTAGGATACCTCAAACGACCAATTGAACCGTACGATAAACCTCCTACATCTCCTCATTTCCACCATCCATCAT TTTCCaatcaaaattcagttttgaaaagCGCTGGTGGTAGGGCAAGATCGGCGATGAGAGTATTAGTCGAAAGCATAAGAAATCAAACGCCCAGACCCAAATCACTCCCTAGGTCTATTAATCACAAAGAACCCATAGAATTGGCTCATTTTCCAGCTGCCAAACCACCTGGTCGAAACGAGAAGGCTAAAATCGAAAGGGATGATTTTCCAGCACCTCCATATCCGTTTGCGGATCCTG aaTGTAGAAAGAGATGGTCCAGTTGCTATGAAAACATTTCTGTTTTCGATTATGATGATCAAGCTGATGGAGTCGAAGAGAAAGATGACAGTCGAGATAAAATGAAG aaagaaaaagaagagcTAATTAAAATTAGTTCGTGCTCAGGAATCGGAAATATATTATTGCAGAATTTGAAACATCACGAAAAACTACAGAAGTGTAAACAATTTTGCATCGATCCTCGTAACGCTTCAAGATGTCCTTCTGCATCTAAAGAACCAGCTTATAAATTACGTTATCATTCAGTTGATCGAAATTCCAgatga
- the LOC135841630 gene encoding inactive ubiquitin carboxyl-terminal hydrolase MINDY-4B-like isoform X3 has protein sequence MMSSLSNPLFRFNKTPIMKDRIMYARSQQRPHRPPICGGQPITPEIATALRVLVFGGCATPPRGEWLRTGLVFRESEKDLAYGLRAPRNGTRGLLSALQAYILKYLLFERKNERKLSADELLKPNKCDQTDALWKALSDILWKIGEKKKAVIALPQEKAYVPHSIAYFQDSVTEKLHIFEISEEEELQIFLKRYIYIFQDEPGPGSLLLLYSAVLTRGIKKVKSDFIDEKQHLVMSSEEGSQCIVMLLLTGRASSFLHNGVVYVGDEDHYAKAHFGVLTRSEIGFLFYEEDMGERAPGSRLKTPSLPIWVVYCLGHFGVIFNTNKELLRNYHAERRFELIYYTCGGSRCQLIVDTRSNSLGSSKLDENAPTMMVNLEKLIHTKWEDAHIEWNGSTNVI, from the exons ATGTACGCTCGCAGTCAGCAAAGACCCCACAGGCCGCCGATTTGCGGAGGGCAGCCGATCACCCCTGAGATAGCAACG GCATTAAGAGTCTTAGTATTTGGCGGTTGTGCTACTCCACCTCGAGGAGAATGGCTGAGAACTGGATTAGTATTCAGGGAATCTGAGAAAGATCTCGCATACGGGTTACGTGCTCCGAGAAATGGAACTAGAGGATTACTATCCGCATTGCAGGCGTATATCTTGAAGTATTTACTATTCGAAAGGAAAAATGAGAGGAAACTAAGTGCAGACGA actaTTAAAACCGAACAAATGTGATCAAACTGACGCACTGTGGAAAGCATTAAGCgatattttatggaaaatagGCGAAAAGAAAAAAGCTGTGATTGCTCTGCCCCAAGAAAAAGCCTACGTACCACATTCCATCGCCTATTTTCAAGACTCAGTCACCGAAAAG ctgcatattttcgaaatttcggaAGAAGAAGagttacaaatttttctcaaacggTATATCTATATT TTTCAAGACGAACCAGGACCAGGTTCACTATTGCTACTTTACAGCGCTGTGTTGACGCGTGGAATCAAAAA agtAAAAAGCGACTTCATCGATGAAAAGCAACATTTGGTGATGAGTTCCGAAGAAGGTAGCCAATGCATTGTAATGTTATTACTCACAGGAAGAGCCAGTTCGTTCCTCCATAACGGTGTGGTTTACGTGGGCGATGAAGACCATTAC GCCAAGGCTCATTTCGGAGTGTTGACCAGAAGCGAAATAGGATTCTTGTTTTATGAAGAAGATATGGGCGAACGAGCTCCTGGGTCTAGACTGAAGACTCCCTCGTTGCCCATTTGGGTTGTGTACTGTTTGGGTCATTTTGGCGTCATATTTAATACGAATAAAgaacttttgagaaattatcaCGCTGAGAGAAG GTTTGAATTAATATATTACACGTGTGGTGGAAGCCGATGTCAGCTAATTGTTGATACGAGAAGTAATTCGTTAGGGTCTTCGAAATTGGATGAAAATGCTCCGACCATGATGGTGAATTTGGAGAAATTAATTCATACGAA ATGGGAAGACGCTCACATCGAATGGAACGGATCGACTAATGTAATTTAA
- the LOC135841625 gene encoding uncharacterized protein LOC135841625 encodes MAESTHLACDKCGLVITSPGKQYGGDKKVPESIYITKCQHLYHKSCIMKAIKNSELRNPAGVQLTKCTHIGCERDVSEDICYKVEVTRIQISTPEPTEAATGELQALRREIAQLHTDRELQQDLSEDMYKKMSDFEVQLTDANNMIASLKAQLETTTAKYEALRKAKMSSLFPSSTAIASHLNQQSATSSNATTPASLPAVTATLPTNTTPISTTTTPTAATNELCQGFVPSPFPPPPPVNNGTPKVTPKVPKPSKNAERGIPAPTPVGAGIPQTNAATASNLTQGLHRPPPGFPIITGAAANAATNATTNAATDATTNATIIDGTTNTSTITTNAATTTAPRTLAHVEDAADGALISFKIPFVQPGTAPTVPDASSHSPISPYWDFPQKKETDYWGRPLAQSGEQSNSSAPDTANTQNSVDPNANLNVPNQAESAQPTANQSPAVVPKKKKRAKPGKQSNTKANRDTFDSRYPEVTHEVLAPFYPTNAYPQHFSVCGLKIGEAKPVMALFAYKYWIVGDIHAHGIMHAITEGKPYHDNIDKRMYKRDMKISELIELIVELKQIPKNLMISIGTFDIFSFTPPNTFDLNFRKLIEVLGDKKVEQVIMLPPNASGRLHNNTFRQITQTFSYNWGTGKFQYMVASHLLNDLNLELASVDELGPKYTKATYQKVANCIAAVFIPEPVIEKSDSTVELNNANSAASSPATPPTSKAKLDTNVDSQQTSAPVMPQFNLPKSSFQQSPNDIVTDTLSPSYVNPQLQQATANYLGNKAVGTPPYPKVGTATPGCHPLDPRNQKAKSTTSTKVEISPYSGLHQTNVGFSDDEQKPLTDKEVIERAKVLTKIQADVKASKAKEQERLAADAKSRESLKEKMEWKKEADNAKAGISSSKEKPARNVSEKSGISSDDSNNKLSTSKTPSRAASKARERSRSEHRSSNRSKDRKVKSGDESNVLNTDLLPNPTNKEDKYIGYMVKTPPSGKPPTEAERRMYEIFGNTDGVPEPTDSTTSASASESDTTKVVKSKPRKSRSSVKVKLSPPQTLLTYIPRQQRAKQQRVNAALKRNLVLKKVFGKQSQPKVQTEAEHPATEGTVSTQPKVLVPKLDLTEPTPHEKPVKTVDLTESAESDKPLKTIDLTNTVDPSAEEELPRGAQSIEQRTLTKVDTAVQDTTLTLHSVENDEFTTIRQVVTTVVTTEAIETTEPAHLVGTYDLTNESPRNDEESQQPVSPRTEAALLDEGVQQTGVPAIEPSNDDEGEDDEEDEEDEDL; translated from the coding sequence ATGGCAGAATCTACGCATCTCGCATGCGACAAATGCGGTTTGGTGATTACGTCACCAGGCAAGCAGTATGGAGGCGACAAAAAGGTTCCCGAATCAATCTACATAACCAAGTGTCAGCATCTTTATCATAAGAGCTGCATCATGAAAGCGATAAAAAACTCCGAACTTCGAAATCCTGCCGGCGTGCAGTTGACTAAGTGTACACATATTGGATGCGAACGAGATGTGAGCGAGGACATCTGCTACAAGGTAGAGGTAACTCGTATTCAAATCTCGACGCCTGAACCTACGGAAGCCGCAACCGGCGAGTTGCAAGCTCTCCGTAGGGAAATCGCTCAGTTGCATACCGACAGAGAACTACAACAAGATTTGTCCGAAGACATGTACAAGAAAATGTCAGATTTCGAAGTACAATTAACTGATGCTAATAATATGATCGCGAGTTTAAAAGCTCAATTGGAAACCACTACGGCGAAATACGAGGCACTTCGTAAAGCCAAAATGTCATCGCTATTCCCGAGCTCCACAGCGATAGCCAGTCACTTGAACCAGCAATCTGCAACCAGCTCGAATGCGACGACGCCAGCTTCGCTGCCGGCGGTTACGGCCACCTTACCGACGAATACGACGCCGATTTCGACGACCACTACACCTACCGCGGCGACAAACGAGCTCTGCCAGGGGTTTGTACCGTCACCGTTCCCGCCACCACCTCCGGTCAACAACGGTACACCAAAGGTCACGCCGAAAGTTCCGAAGCCGTCAAAAAACGCGGAAAGAGGTATCCCCGCGCCCACGCCGGTGGGCGCAGGGATACCTCAAACAAACGCCGCTACCGCGAGCAACCTTACGCAAGGCCTCCACCGCCCGCCGCCCGGTTTCCCGATCATAACAGGCGCCGCAGCGAACGCCGCGACGAACGCTACGACGAACGCAGCGACGGACGCTACGACGAACGCTACGATAATCGACGGTACGACGAATACGAGCACCATCACGACGAACGCCGCTACGACAACCGCCCCACGGACACTCGCTCACGTCGAGGACGCGGCCGACGGGGCGcttattagtttcaaaatcccgtTCGTGCAACCGGGTACAGCGCCGACTGTACCGGATGCAAGTTCCCACTCGCCGATTTCACCTTACTGGGATTTCCCGCAAAAGAAGGAAACAGACTACTGGGGAAGACCACTCGCTCAAAGTGGCGAGCAGTCGAACTCCAGCGCGCCTGATACCGCCAACACGCAGAATTCCGTTGATCCGAACGCGAATTTGAACGTACCGAATCAAGCCGAAAGTGCTCAACCAACGGCGAACCAGTCTCCGGCGGTtgtaccaaaaaagaaaaagcggGCAAAACCGGGAAAACAGTCCAATACGAAAGCAAATCGAGACACCTTCGATTCACGATACCCGGAGGTAACGCACGAAGTGTTAGCGCCATTCTACCCAACGAATGCCTACCCGCAACACTTTTCGGTCTGCGGTTTGAAAATCGGCGAAGCAAAACCCGTTATGGCTCTGTTCGCGTACAAATATTGGATTGTAGGCGACATCCATGCTCATGGCATCATGCATGCGATTACGGAAGGCAAACCATACCATGACAACATAGATAAGCGCATGTATAAGCGCGACATGAAGATTTCGGAATTGATTGAGTTAATCGTCGAATTAAAACAAATCCCGAAAAATCTCATGATATCTATTGGCACGTTCGACATCTTCTCATTTACGCCACCGAATACCTTCGACTTAAATTTCCGGAAACTCATCGAAGTTTTAGGAGATAAAAAAGTCGAACAGGTAATCATGTTGCCTCCGAACGCAAGCGGCCGACTGCACAACAACACGTTCCGGCAAATTACACAAACATTCTCGTACAATTGGGGAACTGGAAAATTCCAGTATATGGTTGCGAGCCACTTACTCAACGACTTGAACCTGGAATTGGCATCAGTGGACGAGCTTGGCCCGAAATATACGAAAGCTACATACCAAAAAGTAGCAAACTGTATTGCAGCCGTATTTATTCCGGAACCAGTTATCGAAAAAAGCGATTCAACCGTCGAGTTGAATAACGCTAATAGCGCCGCATCTTCACCTGCAACGCCTCCAACATCAAAAGCGAAGCTTGATACGAACGTCGATTCGCAACAAACTTCCGCACCAGTGATGCCGCAGTTCAATCTGCCAAAATCGTCGTTCCAGCAAAGCCCGAATGACATCGTAACCGACACCCTGTCACCATCCTACGTAAACCCGCAGTTGCAGCAGGCAACAGCGAATTACCTGGGAAATAAAGCAGTGGGTACGCCGCCATACCCCAAAGTGGGTACAGCGACACCTGGATGTCATCCGCTAGATCCGCGCAACCAAAAggcgaaatcaacaacttcaacgaaagttgagatttcaccATACAGTGGCTTGCACCAAACAAATGTAGGTTTTTCTGACGACGAACAGAAACCGCTTACCGATAAGGAGGTGATCGAACGCGCCAAAGTCCTCACTAAAATTCAAGCCGATGTAAAAGCTAGTAAAGCGAAAGAGCAGGAGCGACTAGCCGCCGATGCCAAATCGCGCGAATCGTTGAAGGAAAAGATGGAGTGGAAGAAGGAAGCCGATAATGCTAAAGCTGGCATCTCCTCGTCGAAGGAGAAACCAGCCCGCAACGTTTCTGAAAAATCCGGGATTTCGTCGGATGATTCAAATAACAAACTCAGCACGTCTAAAACTCCATCCCGCGCAGCCTCCAAAGCAAGAGAACGCTCTCGCTCAGAGCACAGATCGTCGAATAGATCAAAAGATCGCAAGGTAAAGTCGGGAGATGAGTCAAACGTACTCAACACCGACTTATTGCCCAACCCGACCAATAAAGAGGACAAATACATCGGTTATATGGTGAAAACGCCACCATCGGGCAAACCTCCCACCGAAGCGGAGAGACGAATGTACGAGATATTCGGCAATACCGATGGTGTACCTGAGCCTACCGACTCAACGACCTCTGCCTCTGCTTCGGAAAGCGACACGACAAAAGTCGTCAAATCAAAACCGCGCAAATCACGCAGCTCGGTGAAAGTTAAGCTCTCGCCGCCGCAAACGCTACTTACCTATATTCCGAGACAGCAGCGCGCAAAGCAGCAGCGAGTAAACGCAGCGCTTAAGCGCAACTTAGTTCTCAAAAAGGTATTCGGTAAACAGTCGCAACCGAAGGTGCAAACTGAAGCTGAACATCCTGCGACGGAAGGAACAGTCAGCACTCAGCCAAAGGTACTCGTGCCGAAGCTTGATTTAACAGAACCAACGCCGCATGAGAAACCAGTTAAAACGGTCGACTTAACCGAGTCAGCGGAATCCGATAAACCTCTCAAAACTATCGATCTCACCAATACGGTAGATCCTTCCGCCGAGGAGGAACTACCTCGAGGAGCGCAGTCAATCGAACAGCGCACTCTAACAAAGGTTGATACAGCGGTACAGGATACGACTCTAACTCTACATTCCGTCGAGAATGATGAGTTTACTACCATCCGACAAGTAGTAACCACCGTAGTTACTACTGAAGCGATTGAAACTACCGAGCCGGCTCATCTCGTTGGTACTTATGATCTGACTAATGAGAGTCCTCGCAACGACGAAGAATCTCAACAGCCAGTATCACCACGCACCGAAGCAGCGCTCCTCGACGAAGGAGTACAGCAAACGGGTGTACCGGCAATTGAACCTTCAAACGACGATGAAGGTGAAGACGACGAGGAGGATGAAGAAGACGAAGATCTTTAA